One window from the genome of Thermus sediminis encodes:
- a CDS encoding FAD-linked oxidase C-terminal domain-containing protein, with amino-acid sequence MGFLEELKALLPGGRVLTREAELAPYESDALTAYRKRPLAVVLPERKEEVVEVVRLCHRHGVPFVARGSGTSLSGGSLPVEGGIVLALNRMNRILRLDPKARIAIVEPGVVNLEVSQKAAPFGLLYAPDPSSQPVSTLGGNVAFNSGGAHCLKHGMTANHVLGLEIVTPTGEVVRLGGEGLEGVGPDLHGFFVGTEGLLGVALEITLRLLPRPEAYHTLLAAYDSLEGAGEAVSRVIRSGLLPGAMEIMDRLSIEAAEKAVRAGYPEAEALLIVELEGPKEEVAAEAEVLHGVIQESGASEVRIARSEAERQAIWKGRKAAFSAVGRLSPDYLVQDGVVPRSKLGEALREIQRLAQAYALRVANVFHAGDGNLHPLVLYDGKRPGELERAEALAGEILRLCVRLGGSLTGEHGIGVEKKAYMPEMFAREDLLAMERVKAALDPKGLANRGKVLPEEAHAPA; translated from the coding sequence GTGGGTTTTCTGGAGGAGCTGAAGGCCCTTTTACCGGGGGGCAGGGTTCTCACCAGGGAGGCGGAGCTCGCCCCCTACGAGTCCGACGCCCTCACCGCCTACCGCAAGCGCCCCCTGGCCGTGGTCCTGCCGGAGAGGAAGGAGGAGGTGGTGGAGGTGGTGCGGCTCTGCCACCGCCACGGGGTCCCCTTCGTGGCCCGGGGAAGCGGCACGAGCCTAAGCGGGGGGTCCCTCCCCGTGGAAGGGGGGATCGTCCTGGCCCTAAACCGCATGAACCGGATCCTGAGGCTAGACCCCAAGGCCCGCATCGCCATCGTGGAGCCCGGGGTGGTGAACCTGGAGGTAAGCCAAAAGGCGGCCCCCTTTGGGCTCCTCTACGCCCCCGACCCCTCCAGCCAGCCCGTATCTACCCTCGGGGGCAACGTGGCCTTTAACTCCGGGGGAGCCCACTGCCTCAAGCACGGGATGACGGCCAACCACGTCCTGGGCCTGGAGATCGTGACCCCCACGGGGGAGGTGGTGCGCCTGGGCGGGGAGGGACTGGAGGGGGTGGGGCCGGACCTCCACGGCTTCTTCGTGGGCACGGAGGGGCTTTTGGGGGTGGCCCTGGAGATCACCCTAAGGCTCCTCCCCAGGCCCGAGGCCTACCACACCCTCCTCGCCGCCTACGACAGCCTGGAAGGGGCGGGGGAGGCGGTGAGCCGGGTCATCCGCTCCGGGCTCCTTCCCGGGGCCATGGAGATCATGGACCGCCTGAGCATTGAGGCCGCGGAGAAGGCGGTGCGGGCGGGCTACCCCGAGGCCGAGGCCCTCCTCATCGTGGAGCTCGAGGGCCCCAAGGAGGAGGTGGCGGCGGAGGCCGAGGTCCTCCACGGGGTCATCCAGGAAAGCGGGGCCTCCGAGGTGCGCATCGCCAGGAGCGAGGCGGAGCGCCAGGCCATCTGGAAGGGCAGGAAGGCCGCCTTCAGCGCCGTGGGGAGGCTTTCCCCTGACTACCTGGTCCAGGACGGGGTGGTGCCCCGCTCCAAGCTGGGGGAGGCCCTAAGGGAGATCCAGCGCCTCGCCCAGGCCTACGCCCTCCGGGTGGCCAACGTCTTCCACGCCGGGGACGGGAACCTCCACCCCCTGGTCCTCTACGACGGCAAGCGGCCCGGGGAGCTGGAGAGGGCCGAGGCGCTGGCCGGGGAGATCCTGAGGCTTTGCGTCCGCCTTGGGGGCTCCCTCACCGGGGAGCACGGGATCGGGGTGGAGAAGAAGGCCTACATGCCGGAGATGTTCGCCCGGGAGGACCTCCTGGCCATGGAAAGGGTGAAGGCTGCCTTGGACCCGAAGGGCCTGGCCAACCGGGGCAAGGTCCTTCCGGAGGAGGCCCATGCCCCCGCTTAG
- the tilS gene encoding tRNA lysidine(34) synthetase TilS: MPALEEAFRERLAKLAPEDPLVLAVSGGGDSVALAHLVRRVGRQGVVAHLDHVLRPDSGEDLLFVRHLAQRLGFPFYGERVEVGRIAEERGENLEALAREVRYAFLHRVAKEVGARAILTAHTLDDQAETVLLKLLQGTARGLGIREKEGMVARPLLPFTREELRAYLRSLGEAWREDPTNQDLSLDRNYLRLMVFPLLQERFPRAKEALSRFAQVREGEEAFLEEAAKARLLPDPRFFVPAYRALPLLKAPEAVRRRALRRILEALDLRPEARHILFLEEALGGKAGTLPEGHLARRHLGTLFLIPPRPKIPLPKGFRRPLPGDYLERPFGRKRLVEFLAEKGVPRELRALWPVRGERGRVEAVLGLFPPSEEEGLMGLALEEARKAFALGEVPVGAVLALGGEVHGTHNQVEATEDPTAHAEMLLLRRLGKGARGGRLYVTLEPCRMCHHALQEAGVEVVYGVENLKEGALTRYGQGGGMRGGLREGECAKLLRDFFARLREGCRSG; this comes from the coding sequence TTGCCCGCCCTTGAGGAGGCCTTCCGTGAGCGCCTGGCGAAGTTGGCCCCGGAGGACCCCTTGGTCCTCGCGGTCTCCGGGGGCGGGGACTCCGTGGCCCTGGCCCACCTGGTGAGGCGGGTGGGAAGGCAAGGGGTGGTGGCCCACCTGGACCACGTCCTGCGCCCGGATAGCGGCGAAGACCTCCTCTTCGTGCGCCACCTGGCCCAGAGGCTTGGCTTTCCCTTCTACGGGGAGCGGGTGGAGGTGGGGCGGATCGCCGAGGAGCGGGGGGAGAACCTCGAGGCCCTGGCCCGGGAGGTGCGCTACGCCTTCCTCCACCGGGTGGCCAAGGAGGTGGGGGCGAGGGCCATCCTCACCGCCCACACCCTGGACGACCAGGCGGAGACCGTGCTCCTTAAGCTCCTCCAGGGCACGGCCCGGGGACTCGGCATCCGGGAGAAGGAGGGGATGGTGGCCCGGCCCCTCCTCCCCTTCACCCGGGAGGAGCTTAGGGCTTACCTCCGGTCCCTGGGGGAGGCCTGGCGGGAGGACCCCACCAACCAGGACCTTTCCCTGGACCGCAACTACCTGAGGCTCATGGTCTTTCCCCTCCTTCAGGAAAGGTTTCCCCGGGCCAAGGAGGCCCTTTCCCGCTTCGCCCAGGTGAGGGAAGGGGAGGAGGCCTTCTTGGAGGAGGCGGCCAAGGCCCGGCTCCTCCCTGACCCCCGCTTCTTCGTGCCCGCCTACCGGGCCTTGCCCCTCCTCAAGGCCCCGGAGGCGGTACGGAGGCGGGCTTTACGGCGGATTCTGGAGGCCTTGGACCTCCGCCCCGAGGCCCGGCACATCCTCTTCCTGGAGGAGGCCCTAGGGGGCAAGGCGGGGACGCTTCCCGAGGGGCATCTGGCCCGGCGGCACCTAGGGACCCTTTTCCTCATCCCCCCCAGGCCCAAGATTCCCCTCCCCAAGGGCTTCCGCAGGCCCTTGCCTGGGGACTACTTGGAAAGGCCCTTTGGCCGGAAGCGCCTGGTGGAGTTCCTGGCGGAAAAGGGGGTGCCCCGGGAGCTCAGGGCCCTCTGGCCCGTGCGAGGGGAGAGGGGCCGGGTGGAGGCGGTCCTGGGTCTCTTTCCCCCCTCGGAGGAGGAGGGCCTCATGGGCCTGGCCCTAGAGGAGGCCAGGAAGGCCTTCGCCCTGGGGGAGGTGCCCGTGGGGGCGGTCCTGGCCCTAGGGGGGGAGGTCCACGGGACGCACAACCAGGTGGAGGCCACGGAAGACCCCACGGCCCACGCGGAGATGCTCCTCCTAAGGAGGCTGGGGAAGGGGGCCCGGGGAGGGAGGCTTTACGTGACCCTGGAGCCCTGCCGCATGTGCCACCACGCTCTCCAGGAGGCGGGGGTGGAGGTGGTCTATGGGGTGGAGAACCTGAAGGAGGGGGCCCTCACCCGCTATGGCCAGGGAGGGGGGATGCGGGGTGGCCTTAGGGAGGGGGAGTGTGCTAAGCTCTTAAGGGACTTCTTCGCCCGGCTCAGGGAGGGGTGCCGGAGCGGTTGA
- a CDS encoding YkgJ family cysteine cluster protein produces the protein MTPEEAWRVLEEDLADYLARKGVKPSCQAGCSACCFGLVTLSRLEGLALLPHLSPAQKERLLEEGPRRLRLLQEGKDDPRFPSRFFQSQIPCPLLEGGLCGVYPHRPLACRGLLTRGDPRLCAPEADPPKGHFLPVPWRMARLRMEALWEEERRRYGYTLVGELASLLYLLLKGLPQEKEEVEALLKELGVLGGRWGYQVV, from the coding sequence ATGACCCCAGAAGAGGCCTGGCGCGTCCTAGAGGAGGACCTGGCGGACTACCTGGCGAGGAAGGGGGTGAAGCCCTCCTGCCAGGCGGGGTGCTCCGCCTGTTGCTTTGGCCTGGTGACCCTTTCCCGCCTCGAGGGCCTGGCCCTCCTTCCCCACCTCAGCCCCGCCCAAAAGGAGCGCCTCCTGGAGGAAGGCCCCAGGCGCCTTCGCCTCCTCCAGGAGGGCAAGGACGACCCCCGCTTCCCTAGCCGCTTCTTCCAAAGCCAGATCCCCTGCCCCCTCCTGGAAGGGGGGCTCTGCGGGGTCTACCCCCACCGCCCCCTGGCCTGCCGGGGCCTCCTCACCCGGGGAGACCCCAGGCTCTGCGCTCCCGAGGCGGACCCACCCAAGGGCCACTTCCTCCCCGTGCCCTGGCGCATGGCCCGCTTGCGTATGGAAGCCCTTTGGGAAGAGGAGCGGAGGCGCTACGGCTACACCCTTGTCGGGGAGTTGGCAAGCCTCCTTTATCTCCTCCTGAAGGGCCTTCCCCAGGAAAAGGAGGAGGTGGAGGCCCTGCTTAAAGAGCTTGGGGTCCTGGGGGGAAGGTGGGGGTACCAGGTAGTGTAA
- a CDS encoding DinB family protein: MPAPFLEPLVPGVPPAVSAWVRGLEEVRLHLERWVLDLPEEAFWWRPKEGANPIGGLVRHIAGSSLRLAAYALGLPLPEWAQRGREWELLGEPEPKEAVAARFREAWDLLLEALEGVREEDLAAPVPVGGQGVMAPRAHVLHHLVEHAQHHAGQVIYARKLL, encoded by the coding sequence ATGCCTGCGCCCTTTCTGGAACCCCTGGTGCCGGGGGTGCCCCCGGCGGTCTCGGCCTGGGTAAGGGGCCTCGAGGAGGTCCGGCTCCACCTGGAGCGCTGGGTCTTGGACCTCCCCGAGGAGGCCTTCTGGTGGCGGCCCAAGGAGGGGGCGAACCCCATCGGCGGCCTGGTGCGCCACATCGCGGGAAGCTCCCTCCGCCTCGCCGCCTACGCCCTCGGCCTTCCCCTGCCCGAGTGGGCCCAAAGGGGCCGGGAGTGGGAGCTTTTGGGGGAGCCCGAGCCCAAAGAGGCCGTGGCGGCCCGCTTCCGGGAGGCCTGGGACCTCCTCCTGGAGGCCCTCGAGGGGGTGCGGGAGGAGGACCTGGCGGCCCCCGTCCCCGTGGGGGGCCAAGGGGTCATGGCCCCCCGGGCCCACGTCCTCCACCACCTGGTGGAGCACGCCCAGCACCACGCGGGCCAGGTCATCTACGCCAGGAAGCTCCTTTAG
- a CDS encoding DUF3197 domain-containing protein codes for MERIGLRGAPRVTLEALKEALKGIRLPEAKVYLITDWQDRREEARYALLVHGGKRGLLTPDAFGPAFPGGEEALAELVALLLERGARKFYEAVVSPGEMGALLDLPPGELLSRINAIANPTDPHIYRRAA; via the coding sequence ATGGAACGCATAGGCCTGCGCGGCGCCCCCAGGGTGACCCTCGAGGCCCTCAAGGAGGCCCTAAAGGGGATCCGCCTCCCCGAGGCCAAGGTCTACCTCATCACCGACTGGCAGGACCGGAGGGAGGAGGCCCGCTACGCCCTCCTCGTCCACGGGGGGAAGAGGGGCCTCCTCACCCCCGACGCCTTCGGCCCCGCCTTCCCCGGGGGGGAGGAGGCCCTGGCGGAGCTCGTGGCCCTCCTCCTGGAGCGGGGGGCCAGGAAGTTCTATGAGGCCGTGGTCTCCCCGGGGGAGATGGGCGCCCTTCTGGACCTTCCCCCAGGGGAGCTCCTCAGCCGGATCAACGCCATCGCCAACCCCACGGACCCCCACATCTACCGGCGGGCGGCCTAG
- a CDS encoding hydroxymethylglutaryl-CoA lyase: MATVRWVECPRDAWQGFSRFIPTEEKVAFLKRLLEAGFRHLDLTSFVSPKWVPQMADAEAVLKALPPPEGRTYLAIVANEKGLERALEVPHLTHVGYPLSLSDTFQRKNTGRSLEESWPLVAGMVRAVEGRLGLVVYLSMAFGNPYGDPWGVEGVLEAIARLRELGVKEIALADTYGVAEAGRIREVLEAAAGRFGPEGLGAHLHARPQGVLEKVEAVLGAGLTWLEGALAGVGGCPFAGDELVGNLPTEVVLPHLEGRGFRTGVDLAQLPLLAEEAAGLKALYA, from the coding sequence GTGGCAACGGTCAGATGGGTGGAGTGTCCGAGGGATGCCTGGCAGGGGTTTTCCCGCTTCATCCCCACCGAGGAGAAGGTGGCCTTTCTGAAGAGGCTCCTGGAGGCGGGCTTCCGCCACCTGGACCTGACGAGCTTCGTCTCCCCCAAGTGGGTCCCCCAGATGGCGGACGCCGAGGCGGTGCTAAAGGCCCTCCCCCCGCCCGAGGGGCGCACCTACCTGGCCATCGTGGCCAACGAGAAGGGGCTGGAGCGGGCCCTGGAGGTCCCCCACCTCACCCACGTGGGCTACCCCCTCTCCCTCTCGGACACCTTCCAAAGGAAAAACACGGGCCGCTCCCTGGAGGAGTCCTGGCCCCTGGTGGCGGGGATGGTGCGGGCGGTGGAGGGGCGGCTTGGCCTCGTGGTCTACCTCTCCATGGCCTTCGGCAACCCCTACGGGGACCCCTGGGGGGTGGAGGGGGTCCTGGAGGCCATCGCCCGGCTAAGGGAGCTTGGGGTCAAGGAGATCGCCCTGGCGGACACCTACGGGGTGGCGGAAGCGGGGCGCATCCGGGAGGTCCTCGAGGCCGCCGCGGGGCGCTTTGGCCCCGAGGGCCTGGGGGCCCACCTCCACGCCCGGCCCCAGGGGGTTTTGGAAAAGGTGGAGGCGGTCTTGGGAGCGGGCCTCACCTGGCTGGAGGGGGCCCTGGCCGGGGTGGGGGGGTGCCCCTTCGCCGGGGACGAGCTCGTGGGCAACCTCCCCACGGAGGTGGTCCTCCCCCACCTGGAGGGGCGGGGCTTTAGGACCGGGGTGGACCTCGCCCAGCTTCCCCTCCTGGCGGAGGAGGCGGCGGGGCTCAAGGCCCTCTACGCCTAG
- a CDS encoding acyl-CoA carboxylase subunit beta has protein sequence MEPRGRPVLETSLSRESPSFKANKDAWVALVRDFKESLERVRLGGGPKAIERQHQKGRLTARERIVRLLDPGTEFYELMAFAGWGMYEEWGGAPAGGVVAGLGRIGGRLWMVIANDATVKAGAFFPITAKKVIRAQTIALENRIPTVYLVDSAGVFLPLQDEVFPDQDDFGRIFYLNARMSALGIPQISAIMGNCVAGGAYLPVMTDVLLMTEGSGLYLAGPALVKAAIGQEVSSEELGGARMHAEVSGTVDFYEPTDEAALERIRKLAALYPPPRLAPWAEARKEPKEPLYPAEDLYGLVSPEGSKPYDLREVIARLVDGSEFLEYKGGYGETLVTGFARIGGYPVGIVGNQRLVLKKRGRIEVGGVIYAEAADKAARFILDVNQMNIPLLFLQDVTGFMVGKESEQAGIIRRGAKLVNAVSNATVPKITVILGGSFGAGNYALAGKAYAPRFIYAWPSAKYAVMGGAQAAKTLLELEVEKLRRQGQEPSDEELKELYERIKGRYEETLDPRYAAARLWVDGIVLPHETRRWIIKSLEACALNPEREPLRVGVFQV, from the coding sequence ATGGAGCCTCGAGGCCGGCCCGTGCTGGAGACCTCGCTGAGCCGGGAAAGCCCCTCCTTTAAGGCCAACAAGGACGCCTGGGTGGCCCTGGTGCGGGACTTCAAGGAGAGCCTGGAAAGGGTGCGCCTGGGGGGCGGCCCCAAGGCCATAGAGCGCCAGCACCAAAAGGGCCGCCTCACCGCAAGGGAAAGGATCGTTAGGCTTTTGGACCCGGGGACGGAGTTTTACGAGCTCATGGCCTTCGCCGGGTGGGGGATGTACGAGGAGTGGGGCGGGGCCCCCGCAGGGGGGGTTGTCGCCGGCCTGGGGAGGATTGGGGGAAGGCTTTGGATGGTCATCGCCAACGACGCCACGGTGAAGGCGGGGGCCTTCTTCCCCATCACCGCCAAGAAGGTGATCCGGGCCCAGACCATAGCCCTGGAAAACCGCATCCCCACGGTCTACCTGGTGGACTCCGCCGGGGTCTTCCTTCCCCTTCAGGACGAGGTCTTCCCCGACCAGGATGACTTCGGCCGCATCTTCTACCTGAACGCCCGCATGAGCGCCTTGGGCATCCCCCAGATCTCCGCCATCATGGGGAACTGCGTGGCCGGGGGGGCTTACCTGCCGGTGATGACCGACGTCCTCCTCATGACCGAGGGCTCTGGGCTCTACCTGGCGGGGCCCGCCCTGGTTAAGGCAGCCATCGGCCAGGAGGTCTCCTCCGAGGAGCTCGGGGGGGCCCGGATGCACGCCGAGGTCTCGGGCACCGTGGACTTCTACGAGCCCACGGACGAGGCCGCCCTAGAGAGGATCCGGAAACTGGCCGCCCTCTACCCGCCCCCCCGCCTGGCCCCTTGGGCCGAGGCCCGGAAGGAGCCCAAGGAGCCCCTCTACCCCGCCGAGGACCTCTACGGCCTGGTCTCCCCCGAGGGCTCCAAGCCCTACGACCTTAGGGAGGTGATCGCCCGGCTGGTGGACGGCTCCGAGTTCCTGGAGTACAAAGGGGGGTACGGGGAGACCCTGGTCACCGGCTTCGCCCGCATCGGAGGGTACCCCGTGGGCATCGTGGGGAACCAGCGCCTCGTCCTCAAGAAGAGGGGGCGGATTGAGGTGGGCGGGGTCATCTACGCCGAGGCGGCGGACAAGGCGGCCCGGTTCATCCTGGACGTGAACCAGATGAACATCCCCCTCCTCTTCCTCCAGGACGTGACCGGCTTCATGGTGGGCAAGGAGTCGGAGCAGGCGGGGATCATAAGGCGGGGGGCCAAGCTGGTGAACGCCGTGAGCAACGCCACCGTCCCCAAGATCACCGTGATCCTGGGGGGGTCCTTCGGGGCGGGGAACTACGCCCTGGCGGGCAAGGCCTACGCTCCCAGGTTCATCTACGCCTGGCCCAGCGCCAAGTACGCCGTCATGGGCGGGGCCCAGGCGGCCAAGACCCTCCTGGAGCTGGAGGTGGAAAAGCTCAGGCGCCAGGGCCAGGAGCCCTCGGACGAGGAGCTCAAGGAGCTCTACGAGCGCATCAAGGGCCGCTACGAGGAGACCCTGGACCCCCGGTACGCGGCCGCCCGGCTCTGGGTGGACGGGATCGTTCTCCCCCACGAGACCCGGAGGTGGATCATAAAGAGCCTCGAGGCCTGCGCCCTGAACCCGGAGCGGGAGCCCCTCCGGGTGGGGGTCTTTCAGGTCTAG
- the rnhA gene encoding ribonuclease HI — MSLSLKRVDLFTDGACLGNPGPGGWAALLRYGNREKLLSGGEPCTTNNRMELRAALEGLLALKAPCEVHLHTDSQYLKRAFAEGWVERWRRNGWRTAEGRPVKNQDLWQALLGAMEGHRVSFHWVEGHSGHPENERVDREARRQAKAQPPVPYPPKGGALFWP, encoded by the coding sequence GTGAGCCTTTCCCTCAAGCGCGTGGACCTCTTCACGGATGGGGCCTGCCTGGGGAACCCGGGCCCCGGGGGGTGGGCGGCCCTCCTCCGCTACGGAAACCGGGAAAAGCTCCTCTCCGGGGGAGAGCCCTGCACCACCAACAACCGCATGGAACTGAGGGCGGCCCTCGAGGGCCTCCTGGCCCTAAAAGCGCCCTGCGAGGTCCACCTCCACACGGATAGCCAGTACCTCAAGCGGGCCTTCGCCGAGGGCTGGGTGGAGCGGTGGAGGAGGAACGGCTGGCGGACCGCCGAGGGGAGGCCCGTGAAGAACCAAGACCTCTGGCAGGCCCTCCTAGGGGCCATGGAGGGGCACCGGGTGAGCTTCCACTGGGTAGAGGGGCATAGCGGCCACCCCGAGAACGAAAGGGTGGACCGGGAGGCCCGCCGCCAGGCCAAAGCCCAACCCCCGGTGCCCTACCCCCCCAAAGGGGGCGCGCTTTTTTGGCCCTAA
- a CDS encoding ABC transporter ATP-binding protein: MGPLGGSVGDTLAQALALLERGKDWEAEALLFTPQEGLLEAERLALLGFLKARRGNLGAYRALALEAARRAQTPLTLYHLGLALPPREGALALEEALRRAEDPRAQARLALALARTLRRLGRLREAMGSAALALKPRFLLLDEPTLGLDPVSRREFEGILLELKGEGWGILLTSHDLEGVERVSDRVAFLHRGEVLREGPTRALLQEWAGEGYRVRLLEPQAEALAGALGPGWLVEAPDRLFFLGPWEALRAHLPYLDGEVQEVSQGTPSLESLFLRLFGAPSQG; this comes from the coding sequence ATGGGGCCTTTAGGGGGAAGCGTGGGGGATACCCTGGCCCAGGCCCTCGCCCTCCTGGAAAGGGGGAAGGACTGGGAAGCGGAAGCCCTCCTCTTCACCCCCCAGGAAGGCCTCCTGGAGGCGGAGCGCCTGGCCCTCCTGGGCTTCTTGAAGGCGAGGCGGGGAAACCTCGGGGCCTACCGGGCCCTGGCCCTCGAGGCCGCCCGGAGGGCCCAGACCCCCCTCACCCTCTACCACCTGGGCCTGGCCCTGCCCCCAAGGGAGGGTGCGCTGGCCCTGGAGGAGGCCCTTCGGCGCGCCGAGGACCCCCGGGCCCAGGCCCGCCTCGCCCTGGCCCTGGCCCGCACCCTGAGGCGGCTTGGCCGCCTGCGGGAGGCCATGGGCTCCGCCGCCCTCGCCCTCAAGCCCCGCTTCCTCCTCCTGGACGAGCCCACCCTGGGCCTGGACCCGGTGAGCCGGAGGGAGTTTGAGGGGATCCTCCTGGAGCTTAAGGGGGAAGGGTGGGGGATCCTCCTCACCTCCCACGACCTGGAGGGAGTGGAGCGGGTGAGCGACCGGGTGGCCTTTCTCCACCGGGGGGAGGTCCTGCGGGAGGGGCCCACCCGGGCCCTCCTCCAGGAGTGGGCGGGGGAGGGGTATAGGGTGCGCCTCCTGGAGCCCCAGGCGGAGGCCCTGGCGGGGGCCCTGGGGCCGGGCTGGCTCGTGGAGGCCCCCGACCGCCTCTTCTTCCTGGGCCCCTGGGAGGCCCTGCGGGCCCACCTCCCCTACCTGGACGGGGAGGTGCAGGAGGTCTCCCAGGGGACCCCTAGCCTGGAAAGCCTCTTCCTCAGGCTCTTTGGGGCCCCTTCCCAGGGCTAA
- a CDS encoding VOC family protein, with the protein MEVLETSVYAEDLEKARAFYEGVLGLPCFQFKPPRHAFFRAGRGVFLVFNPKLTEKEEALPPHGAHGSVHVAFRVEEEELPLWEERLKRAGYPVFWAEWPGGRSLYTQDPAGNLVELAPGRIWGL; encoded by the coding sequence GTGGAGGTCCTGGAGACCTCGGTCTACGCGGAGGACCTGGAGAAGGCCCGGGCCTTCTACGAGGGGGTCTTAGGCCTCCCCTGCTTCCAGTTCAAACCCCCCAGGCACGCCTTCTTCCGCGCGGGCCGGGGGGTCTTCCTGGTCTTCAACCCCAAGCTCACGGAGAAGGAGGAGGCCCTGCCCCCCCACGGGGCCCATGGGAGCGTGCACGTGGCCTTCCGGGTGGAGGAGGAGGAGCTTCCCCTCTGGGAGGAGCGCCTGAAGAGGGCGGGCTACCCCGTCTTTTGGGCAGAGTGGCCCGGGGGAAGGAGCCTCTACACCCAAGACCCCGCGGGCAACCTGGTGGAGCTGGCCCCCGGAAGGATATGGGGCCTTTAG
- a CDS encoding glutamine synthetase/cystathionine beta-lyase binding protein: MPTFIVLSTLTDDGAETLVKNPERIKEVNGELERDFGVKVVAQYAVLGPYDFVNIVEAEDSLAVARAMLHLASRGSVKTTTLEAIPVADLIARLK; encoded by the coding sequence ATGCCCACCTTTATCGTGCTCAGCACCCTGACGGACGACGGCGCGGAGACCCTGGTGAAGAACCCCGAGCGCATCAAGGAGGTGAACGGGGAGCTGGAGCGGGACTTCGGGGTCAAGGTGGTGGCCCAGTACGCCGTCTTGGGGCCCTATGACTTTGTGAACATCGTGGAAGCGGAGGACAGCCTGGCCGTGGCCCGGGCCATGCTCCACCTGGCCTCGAGGGGGAGCGTGAAGACCACCACCCTGGAGGCCATCCCCGTGGCCGACCTCATCGCCCGGCTCAAGTAG
- a CDS encoding Uma2 family endonuclease — protein sequence MGEPARVLKRLSPEAYLELEASSPVKHELLEGIPYAVAGAGRAHNLIVSNLHYLLYPLARRKGCRLYVADMKLKVGEATFYYPDLMVVCAPPPENPYYEEAPCLVVEVLSQNTEAVDRREKLGRYLALPSLRGYLLVSAQRPLAELCRKEGEEVVHQALEAGGLALPCLGGTLAVEEVYAGVELEAEEA from the coding sequence ATGGGCGAACCCGCTAGGGTCCTAAAGCGGCTTTCGCCGGAGGCCTACCTGGAGCTGGAGGCCTCCTCCCCGGTGAAGCACGAGCTTCTGGAGGGGATCCCCTACGCCGTGGCCGGGGCGGGCCGGGCCCATAACCTCATCGTGAGCAACCTCCACTACCTCCTCTATCCCCTGGCCCGAAGGAAGGGATGCCGCCTCTACGTGGCGGACATGAAGCTCAAGGTGGGGGAGGCCACCTTTTACTACCCCGATCTCATGGTGGTCTGCGCCCCACCTCCGGAAAACCCCTACTACGAGGAAGCCCCCTGCCTGGTGGTGGAGGTCCTCTCCCAGAACACCGAGGCCGTGGACCGCCGGGAGAAGCTGGGGCGCTACCTGGCCCTTCCCTCCTTAAGGGGCTACCTCCTGGTGAGCGCCCAAAGGCCCCTAGCGGAGCTCTGCCGCAAGGAGGGGGAGGAGGTGGTCCACCAGGCCCTCGAGGCGGGCGGGCTGGCCCTTCCCTGCTTGGGGGGAACCCTCGCCGTGGAGGAGGTCTACGCGGGGGTTGAACTGGAGGCCGAGGAGGCGTAG